From the genome of Polyodon spathula isolate WHYD16114869_AA chromosome 14, ASM1765450v1, whole genome shotgun sequence, one region includes:
- the LOC121327257 gene encoding alpha N-terminal protein methyltransferase 1B-like, giving the protein MDYMGAHNAFKSRWKATDIDLCRHSMSFVLHNCIRNDFFVSYLFLLEKIPLVKLYALTSEVIDGEKQFYVRAQNFYQDVPATEEGMMGDFLELSEVDIEGSREFLKKFVGGPGKAGTTCALDCGSGIGRVSKNVLLPVFETVEMADMMEDFLIHAHEHYLGDDADRVETYYCYSLKDLTPPVKKYDVIWIQWVACHLTDKDLSLFLTRCKASLKLNGVIIVKDNMAREGCRLDPDDSSLIRHIDIVKSIICKTDLEIICIQKQEGIPESFVPVWMIALK; this is encoded by the exons ATGGATTATATGGGTGCTCATAATGCCTTTAAATCGCGCTGGAAAGCGACAGACATTGATCTCTGTCGGCACAGCATGTCTTTCGTTCTGCACAACTGCATTAGGAATGACTTCTTTGTGAGCTATCTATTCCTGCTGGAGAAGATCCCTCTGG TTAAACTCTATGCCTTGACCAGTGAAGTGATCGATGGGGAAAAGCAGTTCTACGTCCGAGCACAAAATTTCTACCAAGACGTGCCTGCCACAGAGGAGGGGATGATGGGCGATTTCCTTGAACTGTCAGAAGTTGACATTGAAGGCTCCagagaatttttaaaaaagtttgttgGG GGTCCAGGGAAGGCTGGCACGACGTGCGCTCTAGACTGCGGCAGTGGGATTGGCAGGGTCAGTAAGAACGTCCTCCTGCCCGTGTTTGAGACAGTGGAAATGGCTGACATGATGGAAGACTTTCTCATCCATGCTCACGAGCATTACCTAGGCGACGATGCAGACCGCGTCGAGACCTATTACTGCTACTCCCTGAAGGACCTGACCCCCCCTGTTAAGAAGTATGATGTCATCTGGATACAGTGGGTCGCAT GTCACCTCACTGACAAAGATTTGTCCTTGTTTCTGACGAGATGCAAAGCCAGCCTTAAACTGAACGGAGTTATAATTGTGAAGGATAACATGGCCAGAGAGGGCTGCAGGTTGGACCCAGATGACAGCAGTTTGATCAGACACATTGACATTGTCAAGAGCATTATCTGTAAAACTGATCTGGAAATCATCTGCATACAGAAGCAGGAAGGCATACCCGAATCATTCGTTCCTGTATGGATGATTGCCTTGAAGTAG